In Passer domesticus isolate bPasDom1 chromosome 1, bPasDom1.hap1, whole genome shotgun sequence, one DNA window encodes the following:
- the STEAP1 gene encoding STEAP1 protein → MEKREGGNHAIDQNAGQNIMPRRNTGNLNYLNVDMQVANPSEAAALFDLHQAHHFGEFEYSSEQHCKQDLFPKWHLPVKIASVISLLTFIYTSMRDVIYPFISKKENVFYKIPILVINKVLPVTSITLLALVYLPGILAASFQLHFGTKYKRFPQWLDRWMVSRKQFGLLSFFFATLHACYSLCYPMRRSYRYKLLNWAFQQVKQKKENAWIEHDVWRMEIYVSLGILGLALLALLAITSIPSVSLSLTWREFHYIQSKMGYLALLLCTVHALVFAWNKWVDANQFIWYMPPSFMVAVFLPIVVLLCKCVLLLPCFRKRIRKIRSGWEAKTEANQTSITSRL, encoded by the exons ATGGAGAAGAGGGAAGGTGGTAATCATGCCATTGATCAGAATGCAGGTCAGAACATCATGCCAAGAAGAAATACAGGAAATCTTAACTACTTG AATGTGGATATGCAGGTTGCCAATCCATCAGAAGCAGCTGCACTTTTTGATTTACATCAAGCACACCATTTTGGTGAGTTTGAATACTCTTCAGAACAGCACTGCAAGCAGGATCTGTTCCCTAAGTGGCACTTGCCAGTGAAGATAGCATCTGTGATCTCATTATTAACATTTATTTACACTTCCATGAGAGATGTCATATATCCTTTTATAAGCAAAAAGGAAAACGTTTTCTATAAAATTCCAATCCTTGTCATAAACAAAGTTTTACCAGTGACTTCAATTACCCTTTTAGCACTAGTGTATTTACCTGGAATATTAGCTGCTAGTTTCCAGCTGCACTTTGGCACCAAGTATAAAAGGTTTCCCCAGTGGCTGGATAGATGGATGGTATCAAGGAAGCAATTTGGACTTCTCAGTTTCTTCTTCGCTACACTGCACGCCTGCTATAGCCTGTGCTATCCAATGAGAAGATCATACAGATACAAGCTGCTGAACTGGGCATTCCAGCAG gtaaaacaaaaaaaagaaaatgcctgGATTGAACATGATGTCTGGAGAATGGAGATTTATGTGTCTCTAGGAATTCTGGGACTTGCTTTGTTGGCCCTGTTGGCAATAACGTCAATTCCATCTGTCAGTCTCTCTTTGACCTGGAGGGAGTTCCACTACATTCAG aGCAAGATGGGATATTTAGCCCTGCTGCTATGCACTGTTCATGCACTGGTGTTTGCTTGGAATAAGTGGGTTGATGCTAACCAATTCATCTGGTATATGCCACCTTCATTTATGGTTGCAGTTTTTCTTCCTATTGTAGTTCTGCTTTGTAAATGCGTACTGCTCCTCCCATGTTTTAGGAAGAGGATAAGAAAAATCAGAAGTGGTTGGGAAGCTAAGACAGAAGCCAATCAAACCAGCATAACTTCCAGACTGTAG